TTTTTGTGTGGTTGCAAACCTAATTTTCATATCAACAAAATGAGGGAGATCATATCATGATTTCTTAACACGTACATAAGCATGAGATCTTTTAGAAATAatgagtaaaaaaaatcaaacatatatgtcaagaaaccatctcaaccaaaagcttaagctgatggttgAAGTTCCTTGATTCGTTTTATATTCTAACAATATATGTGTGAGACGTAAAGTAGTGTATATCTAATTCTAATTCTAATTGGTTTCATGACTTTGCTTTTGCATTGTCCCAATATTTGTACTTCTAAACTATGTTCTAGGGTTTACATACGATCTAATATCGCATGTTTAATGTTTGAACACATGTATTATGCATCTTTTATTAAAGGTTGCTTCGTATGATATTGTTGAATTATAATTGTGTTGGTTGGGTCAATCTCTCATGTCTTGTGTGTCCTCACTTCTTGTTGGACTTGATGTTGAGGTTGTGTGTGTGCATGTGGTAGTCCGAGTCTGACGACATTCTTGGGAGGTGCATGCCTAGCGTGGATTGATCTGGCCGTCAAATGTTGTACTCATGCAAGGTGGTGTCATTGTGTCGTTGTGCATTGATCACTAGCTTGACTTGCCTTTCCACCTTCTTTCTGACCGTTGGTACGAGTTTATGTGCCATGTTGCCAGATTAATGTTACTCGGCTGTAGATATATGGTTGCTATATGTTATGgcgccagatttagactaggaccataTTATATGATCGTTGTCCTATTGTGTGGTTGCGTTTTTTCTTGTTTATTTAGTCACGTCCGTTTTATACGTGTCAATTATTGTGAGAGTTGAGTCTTAGTTTGTTTTTGTATAAATGGTTTGAACTAAACACACACAAATTTAAAGATAATAGAAATAACACTCAATAATggtatactccctccattcaactccactttgcaactatgctttttgcgcgggtattaagaaacggattaaaaaaactattaaaagtacatagggaaagggaatggtggggttaaagatattaaaaaaatataaaggtgagttttatggtggatttgtgtggggtatgaatggcattttttgtaaatatagattttcaataaggatagaaaggtcttttacatgtccaaataaggaaacctgtaaagtggagttgaatggacggaaatagaatacttgtaaagtggagttgaatggagggagtactatataAGAGGTTAGAAACCCCCAACCATTACATTGTTTTCATAATCATCATAAGATGGTAGTATATAGTTGGAAGTAAAACGATAAGTAACCAAGTAAGCCGGATCATGTCGTAATACCCGTGCTTGATTTATTTATAGTCTATATAATATACTTGGCTTATAAATAGGACTCTTTTATTTCAAGGACAGCTAAGTTGTCCGAAGCTTGCCTTGAGGGCATTGCCATCAGGGATCAAATGAGTCAATTCGGCATGAATAGTGGCCTTGGTGATCGGGTCGACGTGTGAACCGACGGGCAAAGTTGATTCATTCAGTTTCTTAAGAATTTCATCATCAGTCATCTTTTCAATATCGTACTTAGACCCGCAGGTAACATAAACCTACAAAAAAAACATATGTATATTATAAAGTACTGACTATGTTTACCAGACAGCTAACGACAAGATAAAGCAATAATCGATGTGGGTGTTTGGTACCTTGTTATTGGGCCTAGGAGGGATGACTACCTCAGCAGTTGTGTCCCAAGCTAGGACCCAAGCACGTGATGTTCCAAATTGATTTATGACAGGTCCAGCATACACTACAGCTCCTTTTGCCACAAAATACGGAATTGTCACTTCCTTACCGGCGTCAATAGCAGGTGGTAGAGGGCCTAGCTGCGGAGTCGAAAACTTGATGTAGCGGTCCGCATGAATCACATGCGGGGTTTTGTTACTCAGGTTGGCAATCAGCTTCTCACTCACTTGGTTTTCCAATTGTATCGAAGCCATTCTTTGTTTTATCTCTGTTGTTATAAACGCAattcaaaaacacaaattcttTGTTAAGACATCCTAAGTCAAAACGACTTTTACAATTGATTTAAAATAAGATAGAAATAAAAGGACGAGACGATGACTCTACAAAAGTATATGTCTTAAAACCGAAAATGTGACTACATACCTTGATTAGCACAACAATCTACTGTAAGACTATGTGTTGGTATGCTATAAACAATCATCCATTCCTTCTATTTATAGGGATTTCTGTATATATCAATATCATAGAATATGATGCCTTTtacccttttttttatttttataatttttttcaacCGCACAGCTAATTCATTTTtcttgttttgtttctttttatAGTTGGTGGAGAATTTAATTATCTTATCTCTTAATATTGATTCCTTGCTTGTTTATTACCACATGTGAGTGTAATACAAAACCATAGTCTCTCCGGATAAGATAAGTCTTGCCTGTGTTATGACGGACATTATTCGTTACAAGTTAAAGACGGATAGTGTCCTTCTCACAATAAAGCAAGTGAGAGGCGAAGTGGGAGGGAAATAAAGCACCCTATGAATAGTGTCACTTGCATATTGTGAAAGGGTGACTATTCCGTTTTCAgctgtgacggatagtgtccgtcttaaatgagaatttgtgctccgGATATATATTGTCAATAATGCACACATAAACATTATTTCCTTCGTTTCGGTTATTTGTTGTCTCATTCTATTTTGGTTGTCTCATCCAATTGTTGTGATTTCTAATTTAGGATTGTagttgatgaacaatttgatcttttacactcaatttaatccacttgtcatcttataattggGTCCCTCCTCTTTTCTTAATCTTTATGCAAAAATCAAAGAATAATACGTAATTAACTGGGAGAGGGAGTATTGCATATTTAGAATTTCACATAGCTTGGACTTGCATCCTCCCTGAAGATATCAAAGAGGGTAGACCGTATTTTTCCAACACCAACGTCCTCGTTGCCTGTCGTTTGTTTAAGCATGTGTCTATAAGTGTCAAGAGAGAGAGTGACTCCAGGGTCCTTTGGCAAAAGTATTCATCCTCGTCGATTAAGGctttgttcttttggactgaaagtGTCTGAACtttgtttaggtgatttttaccaaattagttgttttaggtcaatgtggtcttactcgttggttagtTGATTGATTGTTTGTATGTTGGTACTTAAATAAGGAAAAAATGCTCGTAATGTAAATTCACACGTAAGATTTgttgacgcggaaaacccaatgtgggaacaaccgcggaagggacggtaccctgccaaatattgcactattcttgaataggaggatgaatACAATTGAGTCGTAATGCAAATCTTGCTAGCACGTAGTATTGTGAGgtcttgaatgaatgaatgttttgtttgtatgttggtacttaaataaggaaataatgtttgtatgttttttttttaatcagTGAACTTTTGGTAGTTTGGCTCTTTGGTGGCAGAGTTGTAATATTTTGAAACACTTTTCTGGTAGTCTggcccttacatcggcagtggccctaatactaggcgaagggggagagggatcgacaaggtagcgtaatttgtcATCACCTGCgacagctaatcgaagttgttcctcccaatctttaaaattactaccgtcggcttttaatatatatttgtccataaaagaacgtggccatgaatctctagctatggtgacggtttcactagtagaagtcatcgtgattactacaaaggaaataaaggaaagattaacatttatcgtctaaaatttttttttaacttgtgaaactattttaacaagttcccatttatataatgatctcccactgaatgatataaatgattccaagatccaattttatataaacacgggcacggtggaccgattcaacccatatttatataaatttggtgagtcaacaatttgactgattctactactaaaactcttggttgacggattttcttaaaatctatcttttagccccagaataaatatgggcacggtggaacgattcaacccatatttatcccgttgagtccaaccaattttcgcgcgtaataacttttattaccctacttacccaacgtaaaaagagtgtacctcggtgatccaaacctacctctaatgaagaagggattcataggtgctattatttggtaaggcttaatctcaattttaaacaaatgtgagagatcttatcaatttaattgtctatcacttttaagtgaactaaattggtgaatgctagacaattaaatcgataacaacgaaaataaaacatgtagtgacgatttggcatgaatgcatataagaattaaaacaaacaagtcctaatatggccacctagttaatctaattaactaaaattattacacttcggaaaccaactccttggtcccttgagtcttcataaattggcctccttctttaggatttcggaacacctttccgaaaacaccgtcttcatgaaaactccgtctttagatgcttcgtctaattactaataattaaattacatagcaatatcctattatacaatttgtaataaaattaaaataaaaactattaattaattacaaattaggcgatacgaaatcgcaattaattacaaaagaaattgatattcccttacattacgggaataccaatttctacctatgaccatattaggaaaaaattacataattataatgctaaaaagaaacattcatctaaatgaataagaaaaatgcattatgtaaatatgacatgccaaatcgtcttacttaccaacaacgatcaattGAGCTTGTTTTGACGGAAttttttttaccaataaaaaattcataatcaattcttaaaataattttaagacttactcatcatactaatctggtctaatatcaaaataattattctcaacaattattatcttgaatttatatgggaattaaaacacaattatgacaaaaatgatataataattcacaattatcatacaaaaattccatttaatttaaaaatttatggaaaaataaatttcaaagccatgaacattctggtcttacaccaaaaattccatgcaagtgaaaatttttgtttttaaaatttatttaaaacgatttcacaatttaatcggtaaagcgacaatttttacaatttaattctaaatcaaaccataaaaattgaaatgacttaaaataaaattttttacattttggaacaatttccaggagctaaaaattcaaaaatttcgagcccaaaaattaaatcaatatttatttgcaaaataaccattatttaccaatttttatcaaataaaaatcaataaactatctaaattaatcacattaacttaaagtatctacttatctcataaatagaatatGCATGtagttatttctaaataaaaatgcataaaatttacatgcaatcaaatttaattaactcttaattaattttaatgcatttttactcaattttatgtcattttaagttataaaaagtggaaaaactttaacaaaaatcaaattttcgtcccatatcatcataagaccagattatttacatgcaagaccatattatgtgataaaaccaattttaataacataatatcaattttattaatttatctcataaattactaaaatcgtcttaagacaacatgcatgtatttaacaatgctctgataccacttgttagttatttagaccatgttaatactcatcttatgatgttaaaattacaaattaattaaatatggtctaaatctacatgcatgcaaataaaagcataaaaaatggtattaaaccatcttaagacaaaaattccttacattgtataaggcaagttttgggcacaactcaaggactccttccttgatgttgttatTGAGCTATGAAAtttgtttaggtgatttttaccaaaTTAGTTGTttaggtcaatgtggtcttactcgttggttagtTGATTGATTGTTTGTATGTTGGtacttaaataaggaaataatgctcgtaatgtaaattgacacgtaagatttggtgacgcggaaacccaatgtgggaacaacagtgggagggacggtaccctgccaaatattgcactattcttgaataggaggatgaatACAATTGAGTCGTAATGCAAATCTTGCTAGCACGTAGTATTATGAGGTCTTGAatgaatgtatgaatgaatgtccttctttgattgcttccttggctatttatagggtaagaaccctagatgtatcctactttgattatggaaagggaatataacttccataataaatctttccatgtttggccgtctccctcaattctccctaatctccctgacttctccctgacttctcttTCCTAAATTCAGATGCTTCCTTTAATGGGCTTCAGCCTTCTTCTCGCGTGTGTGTTGGCCCATTCTCCCTTTCTTGTGCTTTCTCCAACCACGGGCTCCCCTTCTTTCATGATCCATTATTTATAAAGTGGGCTTTTCTTATTATGTGATTTTTAGCCCAAatagtttgccccaaatttcttgcgaagtacgcttcgaggtgtcgaacaaggaatttacgtGATCAACcgctaaaaccctaagccgtcatttgcACTCCTTTTCATGCAAATTCATCATCACTGCCGCCCTCCTCCTCATTTCTCgcgcccctctctctctctctcttcctttataaccTCAACTTCCTTTCTTTACTTCATTAACCACAAAATCATTTCCCATAaaaacacacactctctctctcttttaaattCTTAACCTTCCTTCCCTCATCCCTTGCCGGTTTCACTGTTCCACCCTCCGCCGTCCTTTCCACCAGGTATTTCTCCCTCCTTTTCTTCTTAATTCCCATTTTCTCTTTCTCCACCATGGGAAAAACCCGACACTCATCATCGACTTCCACACCCTCCGACCTTAACCCTGATCCGGTCTTTTCTTCCCGGGGACTCTTCACTTACCCCCATGACTGCGACTCTGCCTTGACCCCTGCTGACATCCCTATGATCAAGagtttgcttggtcttggtgacggggtggatattgccatccctgaaccgggtcaaAAAGCTGATGCCCTTCGTCCAGGATGGATTTGCTTTTATTTATACCCATTTAGATATGGTCTTCACTTCCCTTTTCCTAAACTCgtccaagacttcatctttacaaACAACTTTGCTATGGCACAAATTTTTGCCACTGtctggagggttcttctttacTCCTTAGCCGCTTGTCAAAATACTAGCAACTCTATCtctctgggcgatctggcccacaTGTACAAtatcaggtccctgggtaggggcCAATTCTCACTCCGGGGCtctggagaggctcccttcaggcatgggtccaaatcccgagatgagaaatggttcgaggacttcttctttgtgaggaaggcttctatccagccgcctaccgattacatcttcgagaaatgagtcataacttcgagtaagtagcctggCCTCCCTGTCATCTGATTTGTTTATcctgctgcttactagcttactccATCGCCCTTGTGCAGGTCCCTGCTACCTGACCCGTATTGGTGCCCAGATCCCTGCCTACAACAAGTTATTCTGCATTCCTCAGTTAGAGAGGAAGTTTCCTGACCTGCTTCCTGGATTTTCTCCTGCTTCTTCCTCCAACCCCCTTCAATCGTCTCACGGCATGTCTTCCGGTAAGCTTTCTATAGTCGTTTCAGTTTGCATACAACCTTACTGACAGCTCAATTTTCCTGACGCCTGAAATGATgtctgcttgcaggttcaaaagttgacccTTTGGAAGCTATCCTCCAAAGCGCAAAAATAAAGAGATCCGCTGCCAGCCTTAATGTGgcatctgcctccaagaggagtgctcctggtGCCTCTTTTCAGACTCCCCCTACCCATTCCAGCTCTGCTAGGCCTGAACCCTTGGAGGTCGACCCGCTGTCTCGCCATCCCCCTACTCCTCCTACCAGTCCTCGTGCCTCAGCTAGCGGAGGCACCATTGCTCACTTCCCAGAGGGCTTTGGGAACGTTGATAAGGTGCCATACTGGCCAGAGATCGACCAGCTGCTTTTTCCTCCTCTAAGAGAGGCCTTCTCAGAATTTTCTCCTGAGGAAATGGCTGAGAATGATGTGCAAAACGCTTTCATGGTGAGTGATCTTCGTCTTCTACCTGTTCTAAATTTTTACCTTTAATTCCCTGCTAACATTTAATTTTTGTTGctccagaccctccagtctgctctttataacaggaagatgatcaacatagtgcagaccaccagccgtgccaCCAATGTCAAAAACCAAGAGCTGAAAGGGACGATTGCTGACTTAGCGCAGCAATGATCTGACCTAAAGGAACGCGTGGTGGAGCTGAAGGCCGAGCTTGCTGGTgtcaagaagaagttgaaggagggagctgatcagctggctcgtaCTCAAGAGGTTTGCACCACATTCTCTGACTCCTTGAAGCGTTCGGAGGAGAGGATCAGTGAGTTGATCACCCTGGCCACaaatattgttgcttatgccacctggcggggaaagattaACGGGATGCGTGCCGCCCTTGTGGAGCTTCCAACTCAGCAGGctattgaagaagaagaagagaggcaGCTGGAGACGTTGTACCCTGTGCAGCCTGATCTGAGTGTCCTGATGCCTGAAGTCGGCGAAGTGAATTCTCCTGCGCTGGCGGAACAGGCTACTGCTGAGGACGCTGGGTTGTCCCAGGAAGCCGCTGTAGATGGAActcaggaagctatggcagctgaggGTGCGCAAGCTGGTCCTGTACCTGTAACAGATGGTCAGCAAGAGGAGGCAGAAGAGATGCCGgatgtggaggtcattaatgtgaccgataattaagaaGTTTGTTTTTTATCAGTGAACTTTTGGTAGTCTGGCCCTTtggtggcagacttgtaataTTTTGAAACACTTTTCTGGTAGCTCGCCATGGTGGCGATTAAACTCTGAAGCCGTACTTTTGGCCATTTTTTGGAATGCCCCTTGCCCTAGTTTGGAAAGTTTAGATTACATCTTGTGTGCTTGTCTCTTAGGTTTCCTTAGTTTAGGAGGTTGCCGTGTCAGCCtactggctgatttaggcgagtcatgCCATCCTGAGGAGGATGACTCAGActtagctagctgtcgtgtcagtctgttgactgatttaggcatgtgcCGCATTGTAAGGaggggtggccgtgtcaaccttagaggctgatttagaccagtcgagTCAGCCTGAAGAGGTGAACTAGACTCGGCTAGGCTGCCGTGTCGGTCGATGATGATTTAGGCGTATCTgctttttggactacttaaccttgttcatgacgcaaggtgtgttcatcacgtttaaagccaacaggggcgtaatttaggcaagtttatcgtcgttCTAGGACCGATGGAACGCTGTAGGATTCCggtagctcagagatccctaCGCTCCATAtttgtgtgcatgcatgctggggccctgattaattgcgattagtgcgagctacgtccagggggcgGTATTAGGGGTAtctgggtaagcgtgtttagctgtcaaccaggctccctttcgtatgttccacagtccgcctgatGAGGGTGCTCCTAGTTgagaaagtaggttaggcatgttggagtgccatgtgccttgtcaccccacgttggcagttgacagtcctgctagatacactttcaacgtaccatagacattaggattcaaagtgatgtatttagagaagcctgaaaacagAAAAGCCTATTAGAATGATATGAAGTACCtgacgccatctcatggggtaccagagcaattgtggtcccaggacgctgtcaGACCATATCATCCAATAGTAGtttgaaaattaaaagaaaacaaaGGTAACAAAAAGGGATATggaattggtagtatgcctactaccggatttttatttcttTACTTAAAATAATTTGGCTTCTCATGGTACATGACTTTGTaggctaaaatctacttattatcaaaagtaatatctcttcaggtgaagtatgttccatgggcgttgtatgatttaaccgtccatagtcatcagtctgtatgcaccatggccaacaactccttctacctggtatggtccttcccatttgtaggcgaatttaccTGCCTTTCGGTTTTTAGTGTTTTGAAACACTTCACGGAGAAcgaggtctcctacctccaggagcctgactttcacattcttgttgtaactcctagCTACCGACTGTTTGTAGGCAGTCAGACGTAATTTTGTACTTGTTCTCAGTTCATCTACTGTGTCCAGGCTCCtgaccatctctgcattgtttagttcccctgtcatacatccatacctgtgggtgggaactacaacttctgatggaatgactgcttc
The Silene latifolia isolate original U9 population chromosome 11, ASM4854445v1, whole genome shotgun sequence genome window above contains:
- the LOC141611264 gene encoding uncharacterized protein LOC141611264; translation: MIVYSIPTHSLTVDCCANQEIKQRMASIQLENQVSEKLIANLSNKTPHVIHADRYIKFSTPQLGPLPPAIDAGKEVTIPYFVAKGAVVYAGPVINQFGTSRAWVLAWDTTAEVVIPPRPNNKVYVTCGSKYDIEKMTDDEILKKLNESTLPVGSHVDPITKATIHAELTHLIPDGNALKASFGQLSCP